Genomic window (Burkholderia sp. HI2500):
GGCTGCATGCGTCGGCGTCGTACATGGCCCGCGCGGTGGCGCGAGCGAGTGCATCGGGGTCGAGCGTGGCAGTGGCGTTTGTCATGTCAACGCCCCTCGAAGCGCGGCGCGCGCTTCTCGATGAATGCCTTCACGCCTTCCGCATAGTCGTGCGACTGGCCGAGCATGCGCTGCAGGTCGCGTTCCATGTCGAGTTGCTGGTCGAGCGTGTTCGTGACGCCGGCACGCATCGATTGCTTGATCGATGCGATCGCGAGCGTCGGCTGCTGCGCGAGCTGGGTGGCAAGCTGGCGGGCTGACGCAGCGAGCGCGTCGTCGTCGACAGCGCGCCAGATCAAGCCCCATTGCTCGGCCTGTTCGGCGCCGAGCTTGTCGCCGGTCAGCGCGAGCCCCAGCGCGCGTGCCATGCCGACGCGTTGCGGCAGGAACCACGTACCGCCCGAATCCGGCACGAGACCGATCTTGACGAAGGCCTGGATGAAGCTGCTCGAGCGGGCGGCGAACACGAGATCGCAGGCGAGCGCGAGATTCGCGCCGGCGCCGGCCGCCGTG
Coding sequences:
- the paaG gene encoding 2-(1,2-epoxy-1,2-dihydrophenyl)acetyl-CoA isomerase PaaG, with amino-acid sequence MSYQAIQLEIDQTSNVATITLNRPDKLNSFTRAMHRELQSALDDVEAAGARALILTGAGRGFCAGQDLADLDFTPGASTDLGTLIDEHFNPLIRRLQRLPIPVIAAVNGTAAGAGANLALACDLVFAARSSSFIQAFVKIGLVPDSGGTWFLPQRVGMARALGLALTGDKLGAEQAEQWGLIWRAVDDDALAASARQLATQLAQQPTLAIASIKQSMRAGVTNTLDQQLDMERDLQRMLGQSHDYAEGVKAFIEKRAPRFEGR